A stretch of Zootoca vivipara chromosome 13, rZooViv1.1, whole genome shotgun sequence DNA encodes these proteins:
- the LOC118095565 gene encoding vomeronasal type-2 receptor 26-like, which produces MPNEAALLRPLSSKRAPVPWLLLLPFVPAAAAPRPRSPPKRWPPVHTPLLLLRSEGIAAAVKVVRVPHCAAPSLQLPVTPCSKAMHGGEPESTAGSWRAQRGGWECRTQKLHSCLQRISFNNSVGDEITFNEHGELAGGFDITNLVTFPNNSYVRVKVGKLDPQAPPGKELTINGDEIQWPRVFTQVPPLSLCNANCLPGYEKKKKEGKKFCCYDCDPCPRGMFSNEKAVVLGIFIKHRNTAIVKANNRSLTYILLISLLLCFLCSLMFIGMPNKATCPLRQTAFGIVFSVALSSILAKTISVVLAFMATKPGSRIRRWVGKKLAYSIVLSCSVIQVGICVFWLATSPPFPDVDMHSMTEEIILLCNEGSILMFYCVLGYMGFLAIISFTVAFLARKLPDSFNEAKFITFSMLVFCSVWLSFVPTYLSTKGKYMVAVEIFSILASSAGLLGCIFSPKCYIIVVRPELNNREQLIRRKM; this is translated from the exons ATGCCGAACGAGGCAGCGCTTCTTCGGCCGCTCAGTTCCAAGCGAGCCCCGGtgccttggctgctgctgctgccctttgTCCCTGCAGCGGCAGCGCCCCGTCCTCGGAGCCCCCCAAAACGCTGGCCGCCCGTCCACACCCCACTCCTTCTCCTGCGCTCGGAAGGGATTGCAGCAGCCGTGAAAG TGGTGAGAGTTCCGCActgcgccgcgccctccctccagctccccgtcacgccctgCAGCAAGGCCATGCACGGCGGGGAGCCAGAGAGCAcggcgggaagctggagggcacagcgcggcgggtgggaatGCCGAACTCAAAAG CTGCACTCATGCCTGCAGAGgatctcattcaacaacagtgTTGGGGATGAAATTACATTCAATGAACATGGAGAATTAGCAGGTGGATTTGATATTACCAACCTGGTCACTTTCCCAAATAATTCCTATGTCAGGGTCAAAGTAGGAAAGCTGGATCCTCAGGCCCCTCCTGGAAAAGAGCTCACCATAAATGGGGATGAAATCCAATGGCCCAGAGTCTTCACTCAG GTGCCACCTCTTTCATTGTGTAATGCCAACTGCCTTCCTGGttatgagaagaaaaagaaggagggcaagAAATTTTGTTGTTATGATTGTGATCCATGTCCTCGTGGCATGTTCTCAAATGAGAAGG CTGTGGTACTTGGCATTTTCATTAAGCACCGGAACACTGCCATCGTCAAAGCCAATAACAGAAGCCTCACTTACATTCTCCTAatctccctcctcttgtgtttcctttgttCCTTGATGTTTATTGGAATGCCTAATAAGGCAACCTGCCCACTCCGACAAACGgcttttggcattgtcttctctgtggccctctcTAGCATCTTGGCCAAGACTATTTcagtggttttggcattcatggctaccaagCCAGGATCCAGGATCAGGAGATGGGTAGGCAAAAaactggcttattccattgtcctttcctgctctgtGATTCAAGTAGGAATCTGTGTCttctggctggcaacctctcccccattcccagatgtcgACATGCACTCAATGACTGAAGAAATTATATTACTATGCAATGAAGGGTCAATcctcatgttctattgtgttttgggctacatgggcttcctggccattatcagcttcactgtggccttcctagccaggaagttgcctgacagtttcaatgaagccaagttcatcaccttcagcatgctggtcttttgcagtgtttggctttcGTTTGTTCCAActtatctgagcaccaaagggaaatacatggtggctgtggagatcttctccatcttggcttccagtgctgggctgctgggttgcatcttttcccctaaatgctacattattgtggtgaggcctgagctgaataaCAGAGAGCAGTTGATACGGAGAAAGATGTAA